In Sagittula stellata E-37, a single genomic region encodes these proteins:
- a CDS encoding dienelactone hydrolase family protein produces MSWIQLTAEDGHRFDAYEHKVEGAVGGVVVLQEMFGVNEHIRSVVDRFAAAGYSAIAPALFDRQQRDYQTGYSPEEIAASLPLLKAIDWSASVKDVAAAQAHLKSQGGKTSVVGFCFGGSLAYLAATRLEGVASAVGYYGGYIAKVSDEVPNCPTMLHYGATDQTIPLSDVEAVAEARPEVDVFIYDAGHGFNCDARASFDSESAALAWDRTMALLATTIG; encoded by the coding sequence ATGAGCTGGATCCAACTCACCGCAGAAGATGGCCATCGGTTCGACGCCTACGAGCACAAGGTCGAGGGCGCCGTAGGGGGTGTCGTGGTCTTGCAGGAGATGTTCGGCGTCAACGAACACATCCGCAGCGTCGTCGATCGCTTTGCCGCCGCCGGATACAGCGCCATAGCCCCCGCTCTGTTCGACAGGCAGCAGAGAGACTACCAGACCGGCTACAGCCCTGAAGAGATCGCCGCGTCCCTACCGCTCCTGAAGGCCATCGACTGGTCGGCCTCGGTGAAGGATGTCGCCGCGGCGCAGGCCCACCTGAAATCCCAGGGCGGGAAAACCTCGGTCGTCGGGTTCTGCTTTGGCGGTTCGCTGGCCTATCTGGCCGCGACGCGTCTGGAGGGTGTGGCCTCGGCCGTAGGCTACTACGGCGGGTACATTGCCAAGGTTTCGGACGAAGTGCCGAACTGCCCCACGATGCTGCACTACGGTGCAACCGACCAGACGATCCCGCTCTCGGATGTCGAAGCGGTCGCGGAGGCCCGCCCGGAGGTGGACGTCTTCATCTACGACGCGGGGCATGGCTTCAACTGTGACGCCCGCGCCAGCTTCGATTCGGAGTCCGCAGCGCTTGCATGGGACAGGACGATGGCCTTGCTGGCAACGACGATCGGCTGA